TTCCCGAAAAGGCGCTTCCCGCGGCGAAAAGGAAGCTCCAGAGGGCGCTTTCTACCAGGAAGAACCCGGGGCGCTCCTCCTCGGGGAGGTGGTCCATGACCAGGGCGGTGTAGACGGGCCCGGCGGCGTTCATCAGCGCCCCCCGCACCAGGAGGGCCAGGGTCACCACGGGAAGCCAGGGGGCCCAGGCCAAAAGGGCGAGGAAGGGCAGGGAGAGGGCCTGGACGAAGACGATGGCCCCCAGCTTCCCGAGCCAGGCCGCAAGCCGGGGCTGGAGGAGCATGGCCGCCCCCGTGGCCAGAGAGGAGAGGGCGAAGATGGTCCCCGTGGTCCCGTAGGTGAGGCCGAACTTCTCCTTCAGGTAGAGGTTGAGGAAGGGGATGACCAGCCCCGCCCCAAACCCGATCACCACCTGGGGGAGGAGGAGGCGGAGCCAAAGGCCAAACCGCCCCTGAAGCCTCGGGGGGCTTCCTCGCACCTCGGGAAGGCCCCGGAGGAGGGGCGTCCCCAGGAGGAAGAAGGGGAGGGCGAAGAGGAGAACCCACCGGGCCCCCACCGCCTCGGACAGGGCCCCCGCGAGGAGGGTGGAGAAGAAACCCGAAGCCGTGGTGAGGGCCGCCTGGAGGCTGAAGAGGGCCACCCGCTCCCGGGGGGGGACGAGGTGGGCGAGGAGGGGGGCCGCCGCCCCCTGGAGGAAGGCCCCCGCCGCGCCGTAAAGGGCGAGCCCCGGGAAGGCCAAGACCCCGAGGCCCAGAAGGAGCCCCCCCAGGAGGGCAAAGAGGACCCCCAGGTAGAGGCTGAAGCGGAAGCCCACCCGGGGGATGAGGTAGGCCAGGGGCAGGGCGAGGACCACCCCCATAAGGAGGAGGAGGGCCTGGGCGTAGCCGATGGCCTGGCGGGAGAAGCCCAGGGCCTCGAGGTGGAAGTTAAGAAAGAAGTAGACCAGGTTCCCCCCGAAGGACCAGAGAAAGCTGGCCAGGACGAAGCGGTAGGCAGGCGAGAGGCGTTTCACAGAAGACCTCGCAAAAGTGTTTTAGATGTCCTCCCCGTGGCCTTAGGCCTTCTCTCGGCTCGGACATAAAGGGGCCAGGGGGCAGGAGGCGCACTGGGGCTTCCTCGCGGTGCAGACGTAGCGCCCATGGAGGACCAGGGCGTGGTGGACGAAGACCCAGTCCTCCCGGGGGAAGAGGGCTTCCAGATCGGCCCCGATCTTTTCCGGGGTCCGCGCCTCCGAAAGGCAAAGCCTCCGGCTCACCCGGGCCACATGGGTGTCCACCGCGATCCCCGGAACGCCAAAGGCCGCCCCCAGGACCACGGTGGCCGTCTTCCACCCCACCCCGGGGAGGCGCATCAGGGCCTCCTTGTCCCTGGGCACCTCCCCCCCGTGGGCCTCCACGAGCCTCTGGGCCAGGGCCACCAGGTTCTTGGCCTTGGTCTTGTAAAGCCCGATGCGCCGGATGTAGGGCTCCACCTCCTCAGGGGTGGCCTGGGCCAGGGCGAAGGCGTCGGGGAAGCGGGCGAAGAGGGCCGGGGTGGCCTCGTTCACGCTCTTGTCCGTGGCCTGGGCGGAAAGGACGGTGGCCACGAGGAGCTGGAAGGGGTTCTCGTGGCGAAGCTCGGTGCGGGCATCCGGATAGGCCTTTTTC
This genomic stretch from Thermus filiformis harbors:
- a CDS encoding MFS transporter, encoding MKRLSPAYRFVLASFLWSFGGNLVYFFLNFHLEALGFSRQAIGYAQALLLLMGVVLALPLAYLIPRVGFRFSLYLGVLFALLGGLLLGLGVLAFPGLALYGAAGAFLQGAAAPLLAHLVPPRERVALFSLQAALTTASGFFSTLLAGALSEAVGARWVLLFALPFFLLGTPLLRGLPEVRGSPPRLQGRFGLWLRLLLPQVVIGFGAGLVIPFLNLYLKEKFGLTYGTTGTIFALSSLATGAAMLLQPRLAAWLGKLGAIVFVQALSLPFLALLAWAPWLPVVTLALLVRGALMNAAGPVYTALVMDHLPEEERPGFFLVESALWSFLFAAGSAFSGKVQEALGLAAFHYLFAVTLLLYALGIALWPWAFGRLRALYR
- the nth gene encoding endonuclease III; protein product: MGGVVCPKEGKGAKRLRAQRILEALKKAYPDARTELRHENPFQLLVATVLSAQATDKSVNEATPALFARFPDAFALAQATPEEVEPYIRRIGLYKTKAKNLVALAQRLVEAHGGEVPRDKEALMRLPGVGWKTATVVLGAAFGVPGIAVDTHVARVSRRLCLSEARTPEKIGADLEALFPREDWVFVHHALVLHGRYVCTARKPQCASCPLAPLCPSREKA